Below is a window of Streptomyces sp. NBC_01429 DNA.
CCAGCGGGCGTCGGAGCCGGCCGTTCGCAGGGCTCGTTGTCAGTGCCGGGTGGGAGACTGCGCGGCATGGTCGAATCGAACCCGAAAGCGGACCTTCTCCGCTACCTTCAGGACGCTCGGGACTCCTTGCTGTGGAAGCTGGAGGGGCTCTCCGAGTACGACATCCGCCGCCCCTTCACGCCGACCGGCACCAACCTGTTGGGCCTGGTCAAGCACGCCGCCAGCGTGGAGCTGGGCTACCTCGGCGACGTGTTCGGACGGCCGTACTTCGACGAGGAGAGCCGCCCTTCCTGGTGGTACACGGAGACCGACGAGCCCAACGTGGACATGTGGGCCACCGAGGACGAGTCCCGTGAACAGATCGCGGACCTGTACCGGCAGGCATGGAAGCACTCCAACGGCACGATCGAAGCGCTGGACCTGGACGCGACCGGATACGTCTCGTGGTGGGCCGAGGGGCAACGCGAGGTGACGCTGCACCACGCCGTCGTGCGCGTGATCGGCGATGCTCAGCGCCACGCCGG
It encodes the following:
- a CDS encoding DinB family protein, translated to MVESNPKADLLRYLQDARDSLLWKLEGLSEYDIRRPFTPTGTNLLGLVKHAASVELGYLGDVFGRPYFDEESRPSWWYTETDEPNVDMWATEDESREQIADLYRQAWKHSNGTIEALDLDATGYVSWWAEGQREVTLHHAVVRVIGDAQRHAGHADIGRELMDGSVGWLRGKDSLPPGDSAWWEGYRGRLERVAREAGGG